The Pseudomonadota bacterium DNA segment CGCGTGTGGCTGTGTTCTGTGATGGCGATTTTTGGCATGGTCGCAACTGGGAAGATCTCAAATTAAAACTCGCGAAACGAGCCAACCCAGAATATTGGCTTGCAAAAATAGCATCGAATATTGAGCGAGACAAACGCACTGATCTTTTGCTTAACAAGACTGGGTGGCACGTTGTGAGGTTATGGGAGACAACTATCAAGCAAGATCCGAAGGCGGCTGCATCAGTAGTCAGAGGAATTGTTGAGTCCATTCTTCGGAGAAAGCGGTCCGTTCTGGTCGAGCCAAAGGCAGATAATTATGAGATTCATTGATTTATTTTCCGGTCTTGGCGGCTTTCACGAAGCGATGAAACGACTTAGCCTCGAATGTGTTTTTGCATCGG contains these protein-coding regions:
- a CDS encoding very short patch repair endonuclease → MVGKAPSFKHFRPASESSSLSKRRNRSLDTIHELLLRKELWKQGLRYRKNMEGLPGRPDIVFLGPRVAVFCDGDFWHGRNWEDLKLKLAKRANPEYWLAKIASNIERDKRTDLLLNKTGWHVVRLWETTIKQDPKAAASVVRGIVESILRRKRSVLVEPKADNYEIH